The genomic stretch GCCGGCCTTGCCGAGGTCCACGGCACGGCGCTCTTCGATGGTCGCCAGCTTCTGGCGGCTCTGCGTGTCCCGCAGTTGCGCCTGGGCTGCCGCCACGGCGCTCTGGCCCCGGTCCTGCGCCGACGTTGACGCGGTCACGCGCTCGTCAAGGTCAACGGGCTCCATCTCGGCCACCAGTTGGCCGGCGCGCACCGCATCCCCCACGTCCACGAGCACCCGTTTCACGCGGCCCGCCGATGTCGGCCCAATGAAATACGAGCGGCGCGCCTCGACGGTGCCGATGCCGAACAATGCAGGCGAGACGTCGCCGGTCGTGACTTCGGTGACGGTAACCTGCACCGGCGCCAGCGGACCGCTCTGCGTCGCCACCCAGCCAAGCGCCAGGAGCAACGCCACGCCAAAGACACCGAACCCAACCTGCCGCGCAACTACCCGGGAGAAGGCCATCTGTTCCTGAGAGATGCAGGATGTGGGAAAAGGTGACAGACCGCGTCACCGAATTCCCACGCCGGCCGCTCAATCCATGGGCTGAGGGGCGCCCGGCACGGTGAGGGGATCGCCAGTGGCGTGCTCGGTGATTTGATACCTGAGAAACGCGTGGAGTGCCGCCAGCGCCTCGGCGTTGGCCGTGGCGATACGAACGATGCCGCCCCGCTCGGTTTCGGCGTAAGTGTAGGAGATCTCGGCGTTGAGGCGCTGCAGCACCGGCACTCCGGGGGGCTGCTCGCTGTGGGTCATGAGCGGCTTGCCGAAGTCGCCCTGCTTGAATGCCATGGCGATTTCCTTGAGGTGCGTGCGAATCTGATCGCGACCGGCCTGATCACCCGCCGCGTTGGCATCCACCGAGATCGCTCCGCCGGTGGCCGCCAGGGTGAAGTGGTGCGTGGTCGTGTCCTGATCGAAGCCCATGGCCTGCTTGCCATGCGCCTTCATGTCCGCGTCCTTCTTCATCTGCTCCATGTGCTGCTCGTGCGTCATGCCGGCAGGCATGGGCGAGTGCTGGGCGTGCGCCAAAGGCGCGAAGACGGGGAGCAGCGCGAACGCCGCAATCGTGAGGAGGGTTCGTGTCATACACCATCGTAGACCTGGAACGATTCCAGGGTTGGCCGTTCGCGCGATGGGCCTTTGCTCGCGAAGGCCGGGCCGCCACCTCCCGCACACTACCTTGCCGGCATTCCCCATTCCACGGCCAAGGCAGGCGACGGCCGTGAGATCCTAGCTTCACCCATGACCACGACCGGCCGCAGTCCGTTACTCGACCACCCCCTTGAGGCGCCCTCGGTGTTCAGACCGGCCGATCTCATGGATGCCGTGCGGCGAGAGCGCCACCTCGACGCCACGCGGGTTCCGCCGCTCTGCGTTCTCGACTTCGACGGCGATCTGGCCGATGGTCTCGCCCGCGATGGTACGGCGACACCCTCGGCGTCGTGGGCGTGCTTTCACACCCAGATGCTGACCTTGACCATTGATGGGCTGGAATGTGGGGTCGTGCCACGAACCATTGGCGGGCCATATGCGGTACTGATCGCCGAGCAGCTTCACGCCGCCGGCGCCCGCCTCATCGTCGGGCTGACATCTGCCGGCCGGCTTCAGCCAGCACTTGCGCTTCCCAGCATTGTCGTCGTCGACGCCGCCGTCCGCGACGAGGGCACGTCGCTCCACTACTTGAAGGAATCGCCGACGGTATCGACGCCCACGCCGTCACTGGTGACGCACCTGGCCCGCGAGCTTGGAACGGTTGGCGCCGTCCACGAGGGCCTTGTGTGGACCACCGATGCGCCCTATCGTGAGACCGAGCAGCAACTGCACCGATGGGCGGAAGCGGGGGCCTTGGCGGTGGAGATGCAGGCGGCTTCGTTGTTCGCGTTCGGCGTCACGACCGGCGCCGGCATCGGCATGGTGGCGCTGGTCAGCAATAGCCCGGCCACATCGCACGAGCAATTCGATACCGGCGGACACGGCTACCGGCTTCGCGTGCTGACTGCCGTCGCCCGCGCCGCACGTGCGTTTCTTGAAGACGTGGAATGATTCGGCAATAACCTGGAGGTCATGGTGGATCACGTGAAGCACTCGCGAACCGCTCAGCTCGCAGTTGGCGTTCTCCTCTCTGGCGCGCTCCTGGGGTTCGCGGCATGCGGCGGGCCCGGCCCGTCCGGTTCCCAACCCGCGCCGCCGGCCGCCGCCAACGCCACGCCGGCCACGGCCACGGCCGCGACGGCAGAGCATCCAGAACTTGGTGAAGGCGCGGCCGTGACCGAAGACTCGCTGACGACGGCGGTGACAACGCACATGCAAGCGGAGGCCGCGCGGCAGGGCGGTTCGCTCGCGATCCAGGATCCCCAGCAGCAACGCCAGTTGCAGCTGACCCTGACCACCGTGCATCGGGAAGGCACCCGCAAGCTGCCCGACGGCCGTTACTTCGCATGCGCCGACTTCAAAGGGAGCGACGGCCACACCTACGACCTGGATGTGTTCATGAAGCCAGACCTGAACGGCTTGACCGCCGACGAAGTGACCATTCACAAGCAGGACGGCCAGCCGCGCTACAACTGGACGCAAACGGATGGGACCTGGAAGCGGGAGCCGGTGACGCCGCGGTAATGCGCAGGCGTCGGTTCTGCTCCGGACGCAGGCGCTACGGTCTGAGAATCTCGATCAGCCTCCCCTGGATCGCCGCTGAGGACGGAACTCCGCCCGGGTAGAGCCGTCACGTCGGCGAGGGGTGCGGCACCGGCGGTTCGGCCATCCCAAAGAGATCGCGGCCCAAGTACAGCACCGTCGGGGTGCCATACCCGCCGCGCGCATCCGACTCCTTCAAGGTATCGGCGTCGATGAACTGGTAGTCCGTCGCCAGCCCCATTGCCGCGAGCGCCTCGTCCAGATTGGCGCGCATCGTCTCGGTGTTGACGCAGCCGTCACGCGTCAGAAATACCAGGTCTCTCATCGACTGAATGCCGTCAGCTTTCGGTGAGGGTGTCGTGGTGGAACAGCCCGCCACGACCACCAGGAGGCCCAGAAGGGCGACAACTGCTCTTGCCGGTGCCATTCGCGGTAGGTTAGCCTCCGTACCCGGGTACGGAGTCAAGACGATATGTCGCATCAAGCTTTCCGAGGGTCGATCGGGGCCTTGGCCGAGGCCGCCGCTGTCAACGTCGAGACCATCCGCTTCTACCAGCGGAAGGGATTGCTGGCGGAACCGCCGCGCCGGCGTGGCGAGATCCGACGGTACGGACCGAACGATGTCGCGCGTGTCACGTTCATAAAGGCCGCTCAACGCCTGGGGTTCACCCTCGACGAGATTGAGGGACTGCTGCAGCTGGACGATGGGGCCCACTGCGACGAGGCGCGGGGCATGGCGGAAGGCAAGCTGAACAACGTGCGGGCGAAGCTGCGCAGCCTTCGACGCATCGAGTCTGCGCTGGAGGCATTGGTGGCAGACTGCTGCGCGACACGGAACACCATGACCTGCCCGTTGATCGCGTCGCTACACGCGCCCGAATGATGACGAACCTCGTTGCCGCCTGATCCGATAGCCGTACATGCTCGCCTGGACTCCGTTGAATAGAGCCGTTGAGGGACTTATGAGCAAGCCACTCCTGGGCATCGTAATCGGCGGGATTCTTGGCGCCGTCCTCGGCAGCGTGGCCGCCGCCGGCCAGCCGGCGCAAGCGCCGGCCTCACCCAACAATTTGAGCTCGCTCGAGTTCTTCATCGGACGTTGGCAAGGCACGTCGGAAGGCCAGCCCGGCAAAGGCACCGCGGCGCGTGACTACGTCTCGTCGCTGCGGTCGAAGATCATCCAGGCCAGGAACCGCGCGGAGTATCCGCCCCAGCCTGCCAACCCAAAGGGCGAGACCCACGAAGACACCGGCACCTACAGCTTCGACAATGGCGCGAAGCGCGTGCGCTTCCGTCAGTATCACGTTGAAGGCTTCGTCATTCACTACGTGCTCGAGCCGCAAATCAAGCCGGACACTTTCGTGTTCGTGAGCGAGGCCATCGAGAACATCCCCCCTGGCTATCGCAGTCGTGAGACGCACGTCGTGCTGGGCCCCGATGAATTCGAGGAAGTCTTCGAGTTGGCGGACCCCGGGCAGGACTTCGTCGTGTATTCGCGAACCAGGCTGAAGCGGGTGCGCTAGCCGCGCGCCAGCGCGCCCGCTCGCGAGGCGGGTGCCGGCGACGATACCGGCGGCGACGACGGTATACTTCGGTTGCCGTTTTTGCCAACCCTCCACAATGGCCAACAACACGCAGGACAACCTCTCCGGACCGCTTGAGTGGCCGTTCCCCATCGAGTGGGACAAGACCGAAGAGATCGAGACCGACGTCCTCGTGATCGGCGGCGGCGCCTCCGGCTGTTTCGCCGCGATGGGCGCGGCCAGCCGCGGCGCCCGGGTGGTGATGTGGGAGAAGGCGGCCACGCTCACGAGCGGCGCCATGGGGTCGGGCTGCGATCACTGGGAGATGGCGGCGACCAATCCCTGCTCGCGGGTGACGCCGGAAGAGCTCGCCGACGCGATGATTCGCGGCCACCACGGCTACAACAACGGCATCTCCCACTACATCGAAGCCCGGGAATCCTACGATCGCCTGCTCGACCTCGAGCACTACGGCGCCAAGATCCGCGACACCGACGACGAATTTGCCGGCGCGGATTTCCGCGACGAGGCCTCGAAGTTCCTGTTCGCCTACGACTACGTCAATCGCTTCACGCTGCGCGTGTGGGGCACCACGTTCAAGAAGGCCATGTATCGCGGCGCCAAGCGCATGAAGGCGGTGGTCGTCGATCGGACGATGGGCGCGGGCCTGCTCACCGAAGGTGGACGCATGGGCGGGCGCGTGGTGGGCGCGGTGGCCATCAACGGCCGCACCGGCAAGTTCACCGTCTGCCGGGCCAAGGCCACGGTGCTGTGCATGTCGCGGCCGACCCGCCTGTGGCTGTTCGCGCCTGGCGCCACCGGCCTCTCGGAATTCCGCCCGCCCCAGTGCACGGGCGACGGCCACGCCATGGGCTGGCGCGTCGGTGCGTCGTTCACGATGCTCGAGAAATCGGTGCGGGCCGAGTGGTCGGGCCTGCGCAGCTTCCCGCCTTACAGCACGGGCAACAACCACAACACGTGGTACGCATGCACGATGATCGACGCCGAGGGCCGGAAGATCCCGTGGCTCGATCGCGACGGCAACGAACTGAAGACCGTCGCCGAGCGCTATCGCCCCGCGGCCGGACAGAAGTTCTACATGAAGGGCGGCGGTGAACCCGACTTCCCTTTCTACGAGTTCCAGGGCCCCGAGACGCTGGGGTTCGAAGAAGCCCTGAAGCGCGGCTACAAGCTCCCCTTCTATGCCGACCTGACCGACATGCCCGAAACCGAACGGCGCGTGATCTGGGGCACCATGGTCGGCAACGAAGGCAAGACGCGGACGCCGGTGTTCAAGGCCTACAACGACGCCGGGTTCGACCCGAACCGGGACGTGCTGCAAAGCTACGGCGACGGCTGGCGTTCGGGCCAGTTCCTGCCACAGGAGCGCCAGTTCTTCGGCATCCCCGGCGGCGTCGTCAACGACTGGAAGCTGATGACCAACCTCGAGGGCCTGTTCGCCGCCGGCGACGTGCTGTTCGCGTCCGACTGCGTCGGCCACGCCGCCGCCACCGGTCATTATGCCGGCCGGCACGCCGCCGACTTCTCGGCCGCGCGTGGGCCGGTCGCGATCGATCCAGCGCAAGTGGCGGCCGAGCGCACGCGCCTGTTCGAGCCCTTGAAGCGAAAGGGCGGGGTCAGCTGGCAGGCGCTGAGCGAAGCGATCACGCGCGTGATGCAGAACTACTGCGGCGCCGTGAAGAGCGACGACCTGCTGCACGAGGGCCTGCGCGGCCTGAAGGAATTGCGCGAGAACGAAGCCACGCTCCTGTTCGCGCGCAACCCACACGATTTGCTGCGCGCGCAGGAAACGCTCAACGTCCTGACCAACGCCGAGCTGGTCATCCAGTCGTGCCTCGCGCGCAGGGCCAGTTCACACCAGCTGCAGTTTGCGCGCCTCGACTACCCCGCGATGGATCCGCCCGAGTGGCACAAGTTCGTCACCATCTGGCAGGACGCGTCGGGGGTGAAGACCGGATCGCTGCCAATCGACTACTACGGAGACCTGGCGGCCAACTACGAGCGGCACAACGCCGATCACGTGCGCGAGGCCCGGCGATGAGCAAGGTCTTCGCCATTCCGGACCAGGCGCTCGTCGATCCGATCACGATCTATCCGGACCTCTGCACGGGCTGCAACCTGTGCCTGCACGTGTGCCCGGTGGATCTGTTCCTGCCGAATGCCGAGATCGGCGGCCCGCCACACGTGATCTACCCCGGGGAGTGCTGGTACGAGGGCAGCTGCGTGGACGTGTGCCCGGAACCCGGCGCC from Vicinamibacterales bacterium encodes the following:
- a CDS encoding nucleoside phosphorylase; this encodes MTTTGRSPLLDHPLEAPSVFRPADLMDAVRRERHLDATRVPPLCVLDFDGDLADGLARDGTATPSASWACFHTQMLTLTIDGLECGVVPRTIGGPYAVLIAEQLHAAGARLIVGLTSAGRLQPALALPSIVVVDAAVRDEGTSLHYLKESPTVSTPTPSLVTHLARELGTVGAVHEGLVWTTDAPYRETEQQLHRWAEAGALAVEMQAASLFAFGVTTGAGIGMVALVSNSPATSHEQFDTGGHGYRLRVLTAVARAARAFLEDVE
- the merR gene encoding Hg(II)-responsive transcriptional regulator codes for the protein MSHQAFRGSIGALAEAAAVNVETIRFYQRKGLLAEPPRRRGEIRRYGPNDVARVTFIKAAQRLGFTLDEIEGLLQLDDGAHCDEARGMAEGKLNNVRAKLRSLRRIESALEALVADCCATRNTMTCPLIASLHAPE
- a CDS encoding FAD-binding protein — encoded protein: MANNTQDNLSGPLEWPFPIEWDKTEEIETDVLVIGGGASGCFAAMGAASRGARVVMWEKAATLTSGAMGSGCDHWEMAATNPCSRVTPEELADAMIRGHHGYNNGISHYIEARESYDRLLDLEHYGAKIRDTDDEFAGADFRDEASKFLFAYDYVNRFTLRVWGTTFKKAMYRGAKRMKAVVVDRTMGAGLLTEGGRMGGRVVGAVAINGRTGKFTVCRAKATVLCMSRPTRLWLFAPGATGLSEFRPPQCTGDGHAMGWRVGASFTMLEKSVRAEWSGLRSFPPYSTGNNHNTWYACTMIDAEGRKIPWLDRDGNELKTVAERYRPAAGQKFYMKGGGEPDFPFYEFQGPETLGFEEALKRGYKLPFYADLTDMPETERRVIWGTMVGNEGKTRTPVFKAYNDAGFDPNRDVLQSYGDGWRSGQFLPQERQFFGIPGGVVNDWKLMTNLEGLFAAGDVLFASDCVGHAAATGHYAGRHAADFSAARGPVAIDPAQVAAERTRLFEPLKRKGGVSWQALSEAITRVMQNYCGAVKSDDLLHEGLRGLKELRENEATLLFARNPHDLLRAQETLNVLTNAELVIQSCLARRASSHQLQFARLDYPAMDPPEWHKFVTIWQDASGVKTGSLPIDYYGDLAANYERHNADHVREARR
- a CDS encoding ferredoxin family protein, giving the protein MSKVFAIPDQALVDPITIYPDLCTGCNLCLHVCPVDLFLPNAEIGGPPHVIYPGECWYEGSCVDVCPEPGAITLNRPPAMRVNWKPRSECHTRAPVPAPASEEDPR